A genomic region of Arachis hypogaea cultivar Tifrunner chromosome 5, arahy.Tifrunner.gnm2.J5K5, whole genome shotgun sequence contains the following coding sequences:
- the LOC112802417 gene encoding pentatricopeptide repeat-containing protein At1g20230 — MFNGIYNIISQCLSSSTITLSHARQAHAHILKLDLYGDTYIATRLLSHYANNLCFSQVTNLVLHFFPNPTLPSFTTIINAFARSHQYDAVLRLFSLMGHKGLAPDGFLLPSAIKACAALQALKPGLQFHGYAFASGYALDSILASSLVHMYLKCDSIGDAHRLFDEMPERDVVVWSAMIAGYSRRGMVERAKEMFSEMMSEGVEPNLVSWNGMLAGFSNAGWHVEAVELFKTVLSEGFLPDGSTVSCVLPALGQLEDGVAAKQVHGYVIKQGLGLDRFVVSALLDIYGKCGCTHEMLQLFDEVDQREVGSLNAFLNGLSRNGLIDTALEVFRKFLDEGVELNVVTWTSMISSCAQNGKDMEALELFREMQAHGVEPNAVTIPSLIPACGNISALKHGKQTHCFSLRKGIFDDVYVGSALIDMYAKCGRIQLSRLCFDKMLDPNLVSWNAVMKGYAMHGKAKETIEMFRMMQESGMEPDEISYTCVLYACAQNGLTEEGWQYFNSLSKEHAIETKTEHYACMVTLLSRVGKLEEAYSLIKEMPLEPDACIWGALLSSCRVHHNLSLGEIAAEKLFLLEPDNPGNYILLSNIYASKGMWDEVDRIRDVMKSKGLRKNPGYSWIEIGNKVHMLVAGDKSHPQMQEILEKLEKLSVEMKKCGHLPKTGLVLHDVEEQEKEQILCGHSEKLAVVLGLLNTSPGQPLQVIKNLRICSDCHAAIKFISSLEGREIFVRDTNLFHHFKDGVCSCGDYW; from the coding sequence ATGTTCAACGGAATCTACAACATAATATCGCAATGCCTGAGTTCCAGCACCATTACCCTTTCCCACGCGCGTCAAGCCCACGCGCACATTCTCAAGCTCGACCTCTACGGCGACACCTACATCGCCACAAGGCTTCTCTCTCACTACGCCAATAATCTCTGCTTTTCACAAGTCACAAACCTCGTACTCCATTTCTTCCCCAATCCAACCCTCCCTTCCTTCACCACCATCATCAATGCCTTCGCCAGGTCCCACCAATACGACGCCGTTCTCCGCCTCTTCTCCCTCATGGGTCATAAGGGTCTTGCCCCTGATGGGTTCCTTCTCCCGAGTGCAATCAAAGCCTGTGCTGCGTTGCAAGCCTTGAAGCCCGGGCTGCAGTTTCATGGGTATGCTTTTGCGTCTGGTTATGCCTTGGATTCAATTTTGGCGTCTTCTCTGGTGCATATGTATCTGAAGTGTGATAGTATTGGGGATGCGCATCgactgtttgatgaaatgcctgaGAGGGATGTTGTCGTTTGGAGCGCGATGATCGCGGGTTACTCGCGACGTGGGATGGTTGAGAGGGCCAAGGAGATGTTTAGTGAGATGATGAGTGAGGGGGTGGAGCCCAATTTGGTATCGTGGAATGGGATGCTTGCTGGGTTCAGCAATGCAGGGTGGCATGTTGAGGCTGTGGAGTTGTTCAAGACAGTGCTGAGCGAAGGTTTTTTGCCTGATGGGTCAACCGTATCATGTGTGCTTCCTGCTTTGGGGCAGTTGGAGGATGGAGTGGCTGCGAAACAGGTTCATGGTTATGTGATCAAACAGGGATTGGGATTGGATAGGTTTGTGGTAAGTGCGCTGCTTGATATATATGGGAAGTGCGGATGCACACATGAGATGTTGCAGTTGTTTGATGAGGTCGATCAGAGGGAAGTTGGTTCTTTGAATGCTTTTCTAAATGGGTTGTCGCGAAATGGTTTGATTGACACTGCATTGGAGGTGTTCAGGAAGTTCCTTGATGAAGGAGTTGAATTGAATGTTGTGACTTGGACCTCTATGATATCTAGCTGTGCGCAGAATGGGAAGGACATGGAAGCTTTGGAGCTTTTTAGAGAGATGCAGGCTCATGGAGTGGAGCCTAATGCTGTAACGATACCAAGCTTGATTCCTGCATGTGGAAATATTTCAGCATTGAAGCATGGGAAGCAAACCCATTGCTTTTCTCTCAGGAAGGGGATATTTGATGATGTTTATGTAGGTAGTGCATTGATAGATATGTATGCGAAGTGTGGAAGAATCCAGTTATCTCGGCTTTGTTTTGATAAAATGTTGGATCCAAATTTGGTTTCTTGGAATGCAGTAATGAAAGGATATGCAATGCATGGGAAGGCTAAGGAAACAATAGAGATGTTTCGAATGATGCAAGAGAGTGGCATGGAGCCTGATGAGATTTCCTACACGTGTGTGTTATACGCATGCGCCCAAaatggcttaactgaagaagggTGGCAATATTTCAATAGCCTGTCAAAAGAACATGCCATTGAAACTAAAACAGAACACTATGCTTGCATGGTGACACTTCTTAGTCGTGTAGGGAAACTTGAAGAAGCTTATTCTCTCATCAAGGAAATGCCATTAGAACCTGATGCTTGCATCTGGGGAGCCTTACTAAGTTCCTGTAGAGTTCACCATAATTTGAGTTTAGGCGAGATTGCTGCAGAAAAGCTTTTCCTGTTAGAACCCGATAACCCGGGGAACTACATTCTTCTGTCCAACATCTATGCTTCAAAGGGCATGTGGGATGAAGTAGACAGAATTCGTGATGTGATGAAGAGTAAGGGTTTGAGGAAAAATCCTGGCTACagttggattgagattggaaacAAAGTACACATGCTTGTTGCTGGTGACAAGTCGCATCCACAAATGCAAGAGATATTGGAGAAATTGGAAAAGTTGAGTGTTGAGATGAAGAAATGTGGTCACCTTCCTAAGACTGGACTTGTGCTGCACGATGTGGAGGAACAAGAGAAGGAGCAGATATTGTGTGGGCACAGTGAGAAGTTGGCAGTAGTATTAGGACTACTCAACACGAGTCCGGGGCAGCCTCTTCAAGTGATTAAGAACCTGAGAATCTGCAGTGACTGCCATGCCGCTATAAAATTTATTAGCAGTTTGGAAGGGAGAGAAATTTTTGTGAGAGACACAAATCTTTTTCACCATTTCAAGGATGGTGTTTGCTCTTGTGGAGATTATTGGTAA